A portion of the Gasterosteus aculeatus chromosome 12, fGasAcu3.hap1.1, whole genome shotgun sequence genome contains these proteins:
- the ctsba gene encoding cathepsin B, with protein sequence MWHSAFLLLAASLSVSLARPRFTPLSSEMVNYINKVNTTWKAGHNFHNVDYSYVKRLCGTLLKGPKLPVMVQYAGDLNLPKNFDSRQQWPDCPTLQEVRDQGSCGSCWAFGAAEAISDRVCIHSNAKVNVEISSEDLLSCCESCGMGCNGGYPSAAWDFWTHEGLVSGGLYDSHIGCRPYTIPPCEHHVNGSRPSCSGEGGDTPQCVHQCEAGYTPSYKGDKHFGKTSYTVLSDEKQIQSEISKNGPVEAAFTVYEDFVLYKSGVYQHVSGSAVGGHAIKMLGWGEEDGVPYWLCANSWNTDWGDNGFFKILRGSDHCGIESEIVAGIPK encoded by the exons ATGTGGCATTCAGCCTTTCTGTTGCTGGCTGCCAGCTTGTCGGTAAGCCTGGCCAGACCCCGCTTCACACCCCTGTCCAGTGAGATGGTCAACTATATCAACAAGGTCAACACTACTTGGAAG GCTGGTCACAACTTCCATAATGTTGACTACAGTTATGTCAAGAGACTGTGTGGGACGCTGCTGAAGGGACCGAAGCTGCCAGTCAT GGTTCAGTATGCTGGAGACCTGAATCTGCCTAAGAACTTTGACTCCAGACAGCAGTGGCCCGATTGCCCCACGCTGCAGGAGGTCAGAGACCAAGGCTCCTGTGGATCCTGCTGG GCATTCGGCGCCGCAGAGGCCATCTCCGACAGAGTGTGTATCCACAGCAATGCCAAGGTCAACGTGGAGATCTCCTCAGAGGATCTGCTGAGCTGCTGCGAGAGCTGTGGCATGGG ATGCAACGGTGGCTACCCTTCAGCTGCCTGGGACTTCTGGACCCATGAGGGGCTGGTCTCTGGCGGTCTCTATGACTCCCACATTG GTTGTCGGCCTTACACCATCCCCCCCTGTGAACACCATGTGAATGGCAGCAGACCCTCCTGCTCTGGGGAAGGAGGAGATACACCCCAGTGCGTCCACCAGTGTGAAGCTGGATACACACCTAGCTACAAAGGAGACAAGCACTTTG GTAAAACGTCTTACACCGTGCTGTCAGACGAGAAGCAGATTCAGAGCGAGATATCCAAGAATGGCCCAGTAGAGGCCGCCTTCACAGTCTATGAAGATTTTGTGCTGTACAAGTCTG GTGTCTATCAGCATGTGTCTGGGTCTGCCGTTGGGGGCCATGCCATCAAGATGCTGGGCTGGGGAGAGGAGGACGGTGTTCCCTACTGGCTCTGTGCCAACTCCTGGAACACTGACTGGGGGGACAACG GATTCTTTAAGATCCTGCGAGGATCTGATCACTGTGGTATCGAGTCTGAGATTGTGGCGGGGATTCCAAAATAA
- the adpgk2 gene encoding ADP-dependent glucokinase, with protein sequence MEGGGRVSWVKYGPVVSLFVVLLAVWFRSPDDAVPDDRLDTVLSSLLRAEGKVGVSDVAKPKVAIGFGGCVDLIVDGVMLLNKIGVPPTDQPLHHDYIESEVQLAQSFAYFFAPGAAAERFMLNDTLFSELVEASRDLPGNRWAVGGNAPVMASRMATEGCDILLGGSFSPDFTDVLSPHITVAGNIIEEPDIHLILEYPSGASWGQYTSRRANRYIVHSDDHNPYLDSMAEFAEKLKDFEPDLLVVGGLQMMDNFPFQAGERDALLSRLSGLMASSSPSIGVHFEMASFVEESIMEDLLHYVIPHADSLGMNEQELPNLLSLLKGTNITVLSDPNPRVATVLDQMREVYRIVNQRSKDASEESDTYGAKAKPLTRLHVHTLAFQAMIVTRGSQWKNTMSATAKASLTANRHVCGSDAIDPSKARLIMDDSFSVSRQEGSQRIPLQESRPVSCWDEEDYEICVAPVLVCTEVYQTAGGGDNISAAGLVLQI encoded by the exons atggagggaggaggcagggTTTCTTGGGTGAAATACGGGCCCGTCGTGTCCCTGTTCGTGGTTCTTTTGGCCGTCTGGTTTCGGTCCCCTGACGACGCGGTTCCGGACGACCGGCTGGACACCGTGCTGTCCTCGTTGCTCCGGGCGGAGGGGAAGGTCGGAGTAAGCGACGTCGCCAAGCCCAAAGTGGCGATCG GTTTTGGGGGTTGTGTTGACCTGATAGTGGACGGGGTGATGTTGCTGAATAAGATCGGCGTCCCTCCGACCGACCAGCCTCTGCACCACGACTACATAGAAAGTGAAGTGCAGCTGGCTCAGAGCTTTGCCTACTTCTTTGcaccaggagctgcagcaga gcGTTTTATGCTGAATGATACGCTATTCAGCGAGCTGGTCGAAGCGTCCCGGGACCTCCCTGGAAACAGGTGGGCCGTAGGTGGAAACGCTCCGGTGATGGCCAGTCGCATGGCAACTGAGGGGTGCGATATTTTGCTGGGTGGAAGTTTCAGCCCCGATTTTACCGATGTCCTGTCCCCACACATAACAG TGGCAGGTAACATAATTGAAGAGCCGGACATTCATCTAATCCTGGAGTATCCGTCTGGTGCTAGCTGGGGTCAGTATACCTCACGCAGAGCCAACAG ATACATCGTCCACAGCGATGACCACAACCCCTACCTGGACTCCATGGCAGAGTTTGCTGAGAAACTTAAAGACTTTGAACCAGATCTGCTGGTGGTGGGTGGGCTGCAAATGATGGATAACTTCCCCTTCCAAGCAG GTGAGCGGGACGCTCTCCTCTCCCGCCTGTCGGGCCTCATGGCCTCCTCGTCTCCATCCATTGGAGTGCATTTTGAGATGGCCAGTTTTGTAGAGGAGAGTATAATGGAAGACCTACTTCACTACGTCATTCCCCAC GCGGACTCTTTAGGAATGAACGAACAGGAGCTTCCCAACCTGCTCAGCCTGCTAAAAGGCACCAACATCACCGTGTTGTCGGACCCAAACCCTCGCGTAGCCACCGTCCTCGACCAGATGAGGGAGGTCTATCGCATCGTGAACCAGCGCTCCAAGGACGCCAGTGAAGAAAGTGACACTTATGGGGCCAAAGCCAAGCCGCTGACTCGGCTCCACGTCCACACGCTGGCCTTTCAGGCCATGATCGTGACACGCGGCTCCCAGTGGAAGAACACCATGTCGGCCACCGCCAAGGCCTCCCTCACGGCTAACCGCCACGTCTGTGGCTCCGACGCCATCGACCCCAGCAAGGCGAGGCTCATCATGGACGACTCGTTCTCCGTCAGCCGGCAGGAAGGCAGCCAGCGCATCCCGCTGCAGGAGAGCAGGCCGGTCAGCTGCTGGGATGAAGAGGACTACGAGATCTGTGTGGCGCCCGTGCTCGTGTGCACCGAGGTTTACCAAACCGCAGGTGGAGGAGACAACATCTCAGCTGCTGGCCTGGTGCTGCAGATCTAG